A single genomic interval of Microbacterium sp. LWO14-1.2 harbors:
- a CDS encoding DMT family transporter, translating into MTGAEDITDQLVGVFQNPKLLLGIPLALAGAVFMSLGAQYQHRGVEKVERLSGAQGTSGLSGGQLRALLTRPSWLAGTLMLGLAIVCQLAALSQAPLIVVQPLGAIALVITTLLNARISGHSPTRQSITAIVCCVGGIFLFVSFAALFATEKKIGDSELFTILAILLVVIIVLGACWLVLRRRMRALFYVIGAGILYGFVATLAKAVINRIEAGNFEWITLICVIALVAAGAVGAYFVQTAYSSGPPDLVIAGLTVVDPLIAVLIGMVVLGEAAAAPGWVLVIFGVAGAIAVWGVVGLARYHPQVLSESQELGIKRGSDGSGAPTVQTPQDQTGREQTARDQTQQAPAPQEQPPAPRGDQDA; encoded by the coding sequence ATGACTGGGGCTGAAGACATCACCGACCAGCTGGTCGGTGTCTTCCAGAACCCCAAGCTGCTCCTCGGCATCCCGCTCGCCCTCGCGGGCGCCGTGTTCATGTCGCTGGGGGCGCAGTACCAGCACCGCGGCGTGGAGAAGGTCGAGCGCCTCAGCGGAGCTCAGGGCACCAGCGGCCTCAGCGGCGGTCAGCTCAGGGCCCTGCTCACACGACCGTCCTGGTTGGCGGGCACGCTCATGCTCGGACTCGCCATCGTGTGCCAGCTCGCCGCGCTCTCGCAGGCGCCGCTCATCGTGGTGCAACCCCTCGGCGCGATCGCCCTCGTCATCACGACCCTGCTCAACGCGCGGATCTCCGGACACTCGCCGACCCGCCAGTCGATCACCGCGATCGTGTGCTGCGTCGGCGGCATCTTCCTCTTCGTCTCGTTCGCGGCGCTCTTCGCGACCGAGAAGAAGATCGGCGACAGCGAGCTCTTCACGATCCTCGCGATCCTGCTGGTCGTCATCATCGTTCTCGGCGCCTGCTGGCTCGTGCTCCGCCGCCGTATGCGCGCGCTGTTCTACGTCATCGGCGCCGGCATCCTCTACGGCTTCGTCGCCACGCTCGCCAAGGCGGTCATCAACCGCATCGAGGCCGGCAACTTCGAATGGATCACGCTCATCTGCGTGATCGCTCTCGTGGCCGCTGGGGCCGTCGGGGCGTACTTCGTGCAGACCGCCTACAGCTCGGGCCCGCCCGACCTCGTGATCGCGGGACTCACGGTCGTCGATCCGCTCATCGCCGTGCTCATCGGCATGGTCGTGCTCGGCGAGGCCGCCGCTGCTCCGGGCTGGGTGCTCGTGATCTTCGGCGTCGCCGGAGCGATCGCCGTGTGGGGAGTCGTCGGTCTCGCGCGGTACCACCCGCAGGTGCTGAGCGAGAGCCAGGAGCTCGGCATCAAACGGGGGAGCGACGGCTCCGGCGCGCCCACGGTTCAGACGCCACAGGATCAGACAGGCCGGGAGCAGACGGCCCGGGATCAGACGCAGCAGGCGCCGGCACCGCAGGAGCAGCCTCCGGCGCCCCGGGGCGACCAGGACGCCTGA
- the pgl gene encoding 6-phosphogluconolactonase encodes MMSMQTTPAEKRVVVETTPGAVAERVADRFLTRLRARTRNGRIAHVALTGGSMGGAVLRATLEHPRAANIDWSLVHFWWGDERWVARDDADRNAVQSRAALLDHIPVPPENIHETAAAGEGMTLDEAAEAYAAELAQFGTDENPWPSFAVCFLGVGPDGHIASLFPDRPEVTVTDAAVLPVRNSPKPPPERITLTRPVLNASKRVWLVLTGADKASALGLALAGASYTSVPAAGAKGRKRTVFFVDDAAASEVSPDLIDPAY; translated from the coding sequence ATGATGTCGATGCAGACAACGCCCGCGGAGAAGCGGGTCGTGGTCGAGACCACTCCGGGGGCCGTCGCAGAGCGCGTCGCCGACCGATTCCTCACCCGCCTCCGCGCGCGGACCCGCAACGGCCGCATCGCCCACGTCGCCCTCACGGGTGGATCGATGGGCGGCGCGGTGCTGCGGGCGACGCTGGAGCACCCCCGTGCGGCGAACATCGACTGGTCGCTCGTGCACTTCTGGTGGGGTGACGAGCGGTGGGTCGCCCGTGACGACGCCGACCGCAATGCGGTGCAGTCCCGCGCGGCCCTGCTCGACCACATCCCCGTTCCTCCGGAGAACATCCACGAGACGGCTGCCGCCGGCGAGGGCATGACTCTCGACGAGGCTGCCGAGGCGTACGCCGCCGAGCTCGCGCAGTTCGGCACCGACGAGAACCCGTGGCCGTCGTTCGCCGTGTGCTTCCTCGGTGTGGGCCCCGACGGTCACATCGCGTCGCTTTTCCCCGACCGCCCCGAGGTCACGGTGACCGATGCGGCAGTGCTCCCGGTGCGCAACTCGCCCAAGCCGCCGCCCGAGCGGATCACCCTCACCCGCCCGGTGCTCAACGCGTCGAAGCGCGTGTGGCTCGTGCTGACCGGTGCCGACAAGGCGTCTGCGCTCGGGCTGGCCCTCGCGGGCGCGAGCTACACGAGCGTTCCCGCCGCAGGCGCCAAGGGACGCAAGCGCACCGTGTTCTTCGTCGATGACGCCGCGGCATCCGAGGTCTCTCCCGACCTCATCGATCCCGCGTACTGA
- a CDS encoding glucose-6-phosphate dehydrogenase assembly protein OpcA yields the protein MIIDLPDTTVSQVAKQLVKVREDGGAVALGRVLTLVISARNGIAEAAIDAANDASREHPMRVIVLTTGEGEAHLDAQIRVGGDAGASEVVVLRAYGAAASNQESLVTGLLLPDAPVVAWWPEEAPTSPATSPLGKIAARRITDAATSPDVRDRLALLSKTHEPGDTDLAWTRLTHWREQLAAVLDQPPFEEVTGVEVRGASASPSTALLAAWLQMALDVPVKWSYENPDTWQEGIKSVRLTRASGDILLERPAPGDAVLTQPGQPDHDLHLPRRTLRECLAEELRRLDPDLLYGRVITEGWEKLGPPETGA from the coding sequence GTGATCATCGACCTTCCCGACACGACCGTCAGCCAGGTCGCCAAGCAGCTCGTCAAGGTGCGCGAGGACGGCGGCGCCGTCGCCCTGGGACGCGTGCTCACCCTCGTGATCTCCGCGCGCAACGGGATCGCCGAAGCCGCGATCGACGCGGCGAACGACGCGTCGCGCGAGCACCCCATGCGGGTGATCGTGCTCACCACCGGCGAAGGCGAAGCTCATCTCGACGCGCAGATCCGCGTCGGCGGAGACGCCGGGGCCAGCGAGGTCGTGGTGCTGCGGGCCTACGGCGCCGCGGCCAGCAACCAGGAGAGCCTGGTCACCGGTCTGCTGCTGCCCGACGCCCCCGTGGTGGCCTGGTGGCCCGAGGAGGCACCGACGTCGCCCGCGACGTCTCCCCTCGGCAAGATCGCTGCACGCCGGATCACGGATGCCGCGACCTCCCCCGACGTGCGCGACCGCCTTGCACTGCTGAGCAAGACGCATGAGCCCGGCGACACCGACCTCGCCTGGACGCGTCTCACGCACTGGCGCGAGCAGCTCGCCGCCGTGCTCGACCAGCCGCCGTTCGAAGAGGTGACGGGCGTCGAGGTCCGCGGGGCCTCGGCCTCTCCCTCGACCGCCCTGCTGGCCGCCTGGCTGCAGATGGCACTCGACGTGCCGGTGAAGTGGTCGTACGAGAACCCCGACACGTGGCAGGAGGGCATCAAGTCGGTGCGCCTGACCCGCGCGTCCGGCGACATCCTGCTCGAGCGCCCTGCGCCGGGCGACGCCGTGCTCACGCAGCCCGGCCAGCCCGACCACGACCTGCACCTTCCCCGTCGCACGCTGCGCGAGTGCCTCGCCGAGGAGCTGCGTCGCCTCGACCCCGACCTCCTGTACGGTCGAGTGATCACCGAGGGCTGGGAGAAGCTGGGTCCGCCCGAGACAGGAGCATGA
- the zwf gene encoding glucose-6-phosphate dehydrogenase, which translates to MSVPISRAHNPLRDPDDRRLNRIAGPSALVIFGVTGDLSRKKLMPAVYDLANRGLLPPGFALVGFARRDWEDQDFAQVVYDAVKQHARTPFREETWTQLLQGIRFVSGEFDNPESFRKLRETVEKLDVERGTMGNHAYYLSIPPKDFPLVAKQLKDSGLVGADADDAEHWRRVVIEKPFGHDLESARELNEALEVAFAPDSIFRIDHYLGKETVQNILALRFANELYEPIWNRNYVDHVQITMAEDIGVGGRAGYYDGVGAARDVIQNHLLQLLALTAMEEPISLSAEHLRAEKEKVLAAVHVPDDLSLATARGQYAGGWQGGEQVTGFLDEEGMDPKSATETYAAIKLEIDTRRWAGVPFYLRTGKRLGRRVTEVAVVFKRAPEHLFGRSNASELGQNALVIRVQPDEGVTIRFGSKVPGNGTNVRDVTMDFGYGHAFTEASPEAYERLILDVLLGDPPLFPRHEEVELSWKILDPVEKYWASAGGPVDQYAPGSWGPASADDLLARDGRVWRRP; encoded by the coding sequence ATGTCCGTTCCCATCTCGCGCGCACACAATCCGCTGCGCGACCCAGACGACCGCCGCCTCAACCGGATCGCCGGGCCCAGCGCCCTCGTGATCTTCGGCGTCACGGGTGACCTGTCCCGTAAGAAGCTCATGCCGGCCGTGTACGACCTGGCCAACCGCGGCCTGCTGCCCCCCGGCTTCGCGCTCGTCGGCTTCGCGCGACGCGACTGGGAGGACCAGGACTTCGCCCAGGTCGTCTACGACGCCGTCAAGCAGCACGCGCGCACACCTTTCCGCGAGGAGACGTGGACCCAGCTGCTGCAGGGCATCCGCTTCGTGTCGGGTGAGTTCGACAACCCCGAGTCGTTCCGCAAGCTGCGCGAGACCGTCGAGAAGCTCGACGTCGAGCGCGGCACGATGGGCAACCACGCCTACTACCTGTCCATCCCGCCGAAGGACTTCCCGCTCGTCGCGAAGCAGCTCAAGGACTCCGGTCTGGTCGGGGCGGACGCCGACGACGCCGAGCACTGGCGCCGAGTGGTGATCGAGAAGCCGTTCGGGCACGATCTGGAGTCCGCTCGCGAGCTGAACGAGGCTCTCGAGGTCGCGTTCGCTCCGGACTCGATCTTCCGCATCGACCACTACCTCGGCAAGGAGACGGTGCAGAACATCCTGGCGCTGCGCTTCGCCAACGAGCTGTACGAGCCGATCTGGAACCGCAACTACGTCGACCACGTGCAGATCACCATGGCCGAGGACATCGGAGTGGGCGGCCGCGCCGGCTACTACGACGGCGTCGGCGCTGCGCGAGACGTCATCCAGAACCACCTCCTCCAGCTGCTCGCACTCACCGCGATGGAGGAGCCGATCAGCCTCTCCGCCGAGCACCTGCGGGCGGAGAAGGAGAAGGTGCTCGCGGCCGTGCACGTACCGGACGACCTCTCGCTCGCGACCGCCCGCGGTCAGTATGCGGGCGGATGGCAGGGCGGCGAGCAGGTCACCGGCTTCCTCGACGAGGAGGGCATGGACCCGAAGTCCGCCACCGAGACCTACGCGGCCATCAAGCTCGAGATCGACACGCGCCGGTGGGCGGGAGTGCCGTTCTACCTGCGCACAGGCAAGCGTCTCGGTCGCCGCGTGACCGAGGTCGCCGTCGTGTTCAAGCGCGCGCCCGAGCACCTGTTCGGCCGCTCCAACGCCTCGGAGCTCGGTCAGAACGCGCTCGTGATCCGCGTGCAGCCCGACGAGGGGGTCACGATCCGCTTCGGTTCGAAGGTTCCCGGCAACGGCACCAACGTGCGCGACGTCACGATGGACTTCGGCTACGGCCACGCGTTCACCGAGGCGAGCCCCGAGGCCTACGAGCGCCTCATCCTCGACGTGCTGCTCGGCGACCCGCCCCTGTTCCCCCGCCACGAAGAGGTCGAGCTCTCCTGGAAGATTCTCGACCCGGTGGAGAAGTACTGGGCGTCCGCGGGCGGCCCTGTGGACCAGTACGCACCCGGATCGTGGGGCCCCGCCTCAGCCGACGATCTTCTTGCCCGCGACGGACGAGTCTGGAGACGACCGTGA